A genomic segment from Colletotrichum higginsianum IMI 349063 chromosome 5, whole genome shotgun sequence encodes:
- a CDS encoding Mannan polymerase ii complex anp1 subunit translates to MLPSYASSATSKVMPRHHASGYSNGYPRGNTFEISPHRYQPRASTPANRRRQRLLTRLVIVVAVAILLLVFVWPGASLTSIFSLGLLSATNELQLETVRYYDLGNVQGTARGWEREERILLCVPLRDAEPHLPMFFSHLRNFTYPHHLIDLAFLVSDSKDRTLQVLSDMLEEIQADEDAKQPYGEISIIEKDFGQKVNQDVESRHGFAAQASRRKLMAQARNWLLSAALRPYHSWVYWRDVDVETAPFTILEDLMRHNKDVIVPNVWRPLPDWLGGEQPYDLNSWQESETALALADTLDEDAVIVEGYAEYATWRPHLAYLRDPYGDPDMEMEIDGVGGVSILAKAKVFRSGVHFPAFSFEKHAETEGFGKMAKRMEYTVVGLPHYTIWHLYEPSVDDIKHMEEMEQERLAREKEDEEKAEKAKKVKEQFGDASSQWEKDKSDMQNLVSEEKKEAKEAKGAKEAGDKKQAADMEETPAKMGKKERNDAAFAKKAES, encoded by the exons ATGTTGCCATCGTATGcttcctcggccacctcCAAGGTGATGCCCCGGCATCACGCCAGTGGCTACTCCAATGGATACCCACGGGGAAACACCTTCGAGATCTCCCCTCACAG ATACCAGCCGCGCGCATCAACACCGGCGaatcgccgtcgtcaacgcTTACTGACCcgcctcgtcatcgtcgtcgctgtcgccatcctccttctcgttTTTGTCTGGCCCGGGGCCTCCTTGACTTCGATATTTTCTCTCGGCCTGTTGTCCGCTACCAACGAGCTTCAACTTGAGACGGTACGATACTATGATCTCGGCAATGTGCAAGGGACTGCCCGAGGTTGGGAACGCGAGGAGCGCATTCTCCTTTGCGTGCCTCTAAGGGATGCCGAACCGCATTTGCCAATGTTCTTCTCCCATTTGCGAAACTTTACCTACCCTCACCACCTCATCGACCTTGCCTTCCTCGTTTCCGACTCCAAGGATCGCACCCTCCAGGTTCTCTCCGACATGCTTGAAGAGATTcaggccgacgaagacgcgAAGCAACCGTATGGAGAAATATCCATCATCGAGAAGGATTTTGGACAAAAGGTGAACCAGGACGTCGAAAGCCGCCACGGCTTTGCTGCTCAGGCGAGCAGGAGGAAGCTGATGGCGCAAGCCCGGAACTGGCTCTTGAGCGCCGCGTTGCGACCTTACCACTCATGGGTGTACTGGCGGGATGTCGACGTTGAGACGGCCCCTTTTACCATTCTTGAAGATCTCATGCGTCATAACAAGGACGTCATTGTGCCAA ATGTATGGCGCCCTTTGCCCGATTGGCTTGGCGGAGAACAGCCATACGATCTCAATTCGTGGCAAGAATCAGAGACAGCGCTGGCTCTTGCGGATAcactcgacgaggacgccgtgATTGTCGAAGGCTACGCCGAATATGCAACCTGGCGGCCTCACTTGGCATACCTGCGAGATCCATACGGCGATCCAGacatggagatggagatTGATGGAGTGGGCGGTGTCAGTATATTGGCCAAGGCTAAGGTGTTCCGATCCGGGGTCCATTTCCCAGCTTTCAGTTTCGAGAAGCATGCCGAAACTGAGGGGTTTGGAAAG ATGGCCAAGCGGATGGAATATACCGTGGTCGGTCTGCCGCATTACACAATTTGGCATCTTTATGAACCCAGTGTGGACGACATCAAGCATATGGAG GAAATGGAGCAAGAGAGGCTCGCGAGAGAAAaggaggacgaagagaaggccgagaaggccaagaaggtcaaggAACAGTTCGGGGATGCAAGCAGTCAGTGGGAGAAGGACAAGTCGGATATGCAAAATCTAGTGAgtgaagaaaagaaggaagcCAAGGAAGCGAAGGGGGCCAAGGAGGCTGGAGACAAGAAGCAAGCAGCAGATATGGAGGAGACCCCGGCAAAGATGggaaagaaggagaggaacGACGCTGCTTTTGCCAAGAAGGCAGAGAGTTGA